In Sedimentibacter sp. MB31-C6, one genomic interval encodes:
- the hydF gene encoding [FeFe] hydrogenase H-cluster maturation GTPase HydF encodes MGLNDTPSANRIHIGFLGNCNVGKSSIVNAVTGQELALVSEIKGTTTDPVYKSMELLPIGPVMIIDTPGFDDKGELGELRIKKTKQVLNKIDVAVLIVDATIGKTESDCELIKLFKEKNINYIIVYNKCDLIENLILINDNEIQVSAKKKIKIEYLKEKIASLAMQEVSNVRIVADLIQPTDFVVLVIPIDEAAPKGRLILPQQQTIRDILEANATTIVVKECQLSELLSNIGKKPVLVITDSQVFAKVSNDTPKDIPLTSFSILMARYKGLLETTVKGVTSIDKLNDNDFVLISEGCTHHRQCNDIGTVKLPEWIKNYTDKHINFEFTSGREYPENLSKYKLIIHCGGCMLNEREMKYRMKCALKQNIPITNYGIIIAHINGILRRSIEIFPNILELLENKK; translated from the coding sequence ATGGGACTTAACGATACACCTTCTGCAAACCGTATACATATAGGTTTTTTGGGGAACTGTAATGTTGGAAAATCAAGTATAGTAAATGCTGTTACAGGACAGGAACTGGCTTTAGTGTCAGAAATAAAAGGTACAACTACAGACCCAGTATATAAATCCATGGAACTATTGCCTATTGGTCCAGTTATGATTATTGACACTCCTGGTTTTGATGATAAAGGAGAACTAGGAGAACTTCGTATTAAAAAAACTAAACAGGTATTGAATAAAATTGATGTTGCAGTGCTTATAGTAGATGCCACAATCGGTAAAACTGAAAGTGATTGTGAATTAATTAAACTTTTTAAAGAAAAAAATATTAATTATATTATTGTTTATAATAAATGCGATCTTATCGAAAACTTAATCTTAATAAATGATAATGAAATTCAAGTTAGTGCAAAGAAAAAAATAAAAATTGAATATCTTAAAGAAAAAATTGCATCTCTAGCGATGCAAGAAGTATCTAACGTTAGAATTGTCGCTGATTTAATTCAACCAACAGATTTTGTTGTACTTGTTATACCTATTGATGAAGCAGCACCTAAAGGAAGGTTGATTCTTCCTCAGCAACAAACTATACGTGATATACTTGAAGCAAATGCCACTACAATAGTTGTCAAAGAATGTCAATTATCTGAATTACTCTCAAACATAGGGAAAAAGCCTGTACTTGTTATTACTGATAGTCAGGTATTTGCTAAAGTTTCAAATGATACTCCAAAAGATATACCACTCACTTCCTTTTCAATTTTGATGGCAAGATATAAAGGTTTACTTGAAACGACGGTAAAAGGAGTAACTTCAATTGATAAACTTAATGATAATGACTTTGTGCTGATTTCAGAAGGATGTACACACCATAGACAATGTAATGATATTGGAACTGTAAAATTACCTGAATGGATAAAAAACTATACTGATAAACATATTAATTTTGAATTTACTTCTGGAAGGGAGTATCCAGAAAATTTATCAAAGTACAAACTTATCATACATTGTGGTGGTTGCATGCTTAACGAACGTGAAATGAAATACCGTATGAAATGTGCTCTTAAGCAGAATATTCCCATAACAAATTACGGTATTATTATTGCTCATATAAATGGAATATTAAGACGAAGTATTGAAATATTTCCAAATATTTTAGAATTATTGGAAAACAAAAAATAA
- a CDS encoding DHHW family protein → MKNNIKNIIVIVCFITIITGFMLINIIIPDDEVSYYERRRLAVVPLYSKEKLFNGKLFEEFDKYTLDQFVFRDVFRGFKAFSKYYILNQKDNNDIYLIDGNIYKMEYPLDENSIISAAEKLNYIYSKYLQGMNVFYAVIPDKNYFVAAQNGYLSMDYNRMKEIMSQNVNNMSYIDLFDSLNIEDYYHTDIHWSQDKIIDIADKILMKMGNDARASNNIYRKNELYPFYGSYYGQAALNVEPDTLVYLTNDMIENSIVYDYQYKTYSNVYMLDKFGEMDSYDVFLSGATPLISIENSESTTNKELIIFRDSFGSSIAPLLLEGYSKITMIDIRYITTDLLGDFIDFSQKQDVLFLYNTQILNNSSMLK, encoded by the coding sequence ATGAAAAATAATATAAAAAATATAATAGTAATTGTTTGTTTTATTACGATTATCACAGGTTTTATGTTGATTAATATTATAATCCCTGATGATGAAGTTTCGTATTATGAACGACGCAGACTAGCAGTAGTACCATTATATTCAAAAGAAAAACTATTTAATGGAAAATTGTTCGAAGAATTTGATAAGTATACTCTTGACCAATTTGTATTTCGCGATGTATTTAGAGGATTTAAAGCATTTAGTAAATATTATATATTAAATCAAAAGGATAATAATGATATTTATCTTATAGATGGAAATATCTATAAGATGGAATATCCCTTAGATGAAAATTCAATAATTAGTGCTGCTGAAAAGTTAAATTATATTTATAGCAAATACCTACAAGGCATGAATGTATTTTATGCTGTAATTCCTGATAAAAATTATTTTGTTGCCGCTCAGAATGGATATCTTTCAATGGATTATAATAGAATGAAGGAAATTATGAGTCAAAATGTTAATAATATGAGTTATATAGATTTGTTTGATTCTTTGAATATAGAAGATTATTATCATACAGATATTCATTGGAGTCAAGATAAAATAATAGATATTGCCGACAAAATTTTAATGAAAATGGGAAATGATGCTAGGGCTTCTAATAATATTTATAGAAAGAATGAGCTTTATCCTTTTTACGGTTCGTATTATGGTCAAGCTGCATTGAATGTGGAACCAGATACCTTGGTATACTTAACAAATGATATGATAGAAAATTCCATTGTATACGATTATCAATATAAAACCTACAGTAATGTATATATGTTAGATAAGTTTGGAGAAATGGATTCGTATGATGTTTTTCTTTCTGGAGCAACACCGTTAATTTCAATTGAGAATTCTGAAAGTACGACAAATAAAGAATTAATAATATTTCGCGATTCTTTTGGAAGTAGTATTGCACCTTTATTACTTGAAGGGTACTCTAAAATAACGATGATTGATATTCGATATATTACGACTGACTTATTAGGAGACTTTATTGACTTTTCACAAAAACAAGATGTGTTATTTCTTTACAACACTCAGATTCTAAATAATAGCTCAATGCTTAAGTAA
- a CDS encoding TM1266 family iron-only hydrogenase system putative regulator — MKTRVALIGIIVENIESVEKLNILLHEYGNYIIGRMGIPYREKKINIISVAIDAPQDIISALSGKIGKLNGVSAKTAYSNINTNMEEIL, encoded by the coding sequence ATGAAAACAAGAGTAGCACTAATTGGAATCATCGTTGAAAACATAGAGTCTGTTGAGAAACTTAATATCCTTCTACATGAATATGGTAATTATATAATTGGTAGAATGGGTATTCCATATCGTGAAAAAAAAATCAATATAATAAGTGTTGCTATAGATGCTCCACAAGATATCATCAGTGCATTATCCGGTAAAATCGGCAAATTAAATGGCGTAAGTGCTAAAACAGCATATTCAAATATTAATACAAATATGGAAGAAATTTTATGA
- a CDS encoding MBOAT family O-acyltransferase, translated as MLFSSISFLYYFLPVVLILYFVVPWKLKNSILLLASLFFYFYGEPMYSILMIFSSVSGYLHGLLIYKMRRSRYAKIPVISSIIVSIGLLLFFKYIDFFIENINWALNEKIAMLNLVLPIGISFYTFQILSYTIDVYKGKANVQRNFLNFATYVSLFPQLIAGPIVRYTTIEAEIASRKHSVANIAYGINRFILGLSKKVILANTLGELVNIFTNIGERTVLFYWISAIAFMLQIYFDFSGYSDMAIGLGRIFGFHFLENFDYPYISKSISEFWRRWHISLGTWFRDYVYIPMGGNRVSKLKWIRNIIVVWFLTGFWHGAQWNFIIWGLYFAILLVLEKYFIINLLNRLPSIVGHIYLLFFITISFVIFNANGMLEGIESIKGMFGLLNIPLSSAETIYYLKSYGFILIIAAFGSVPLMKKIIKKIKSYSYGNLTLNVIEPIVQILLLLLVTGYLVDGSFNPFLYFRF; from the coding sequence ATGCTGTTTTCAAGTATTAGTTTTTTATATTACTTTTTACCAGTAGTTTTAATACTGTACTTTGTAGTTCCCTGGAAATTGAAAAATTCTATTTTGTTATTGGCTAGTTTGTTTTTCTATTTTTATGGCGAACCGATGTATTCGATATTAATGATATTTTCATCTGTTTCAGGGTATTTACACGGGTTATTGATTTATAAAATGAGGAGGAGCCGGTATGCAAAAATACCGGTTATCTCCTCTATTATTGTAAGTATTGGTTTGTTGCTTTTTTTTAAGTATATAGACTTCTTTATTGAAAATATAAACTGGGCTTTAAATGAAAAAATTGCTATGTTAAATTTAGTTTTGCCAATTGGGATTAGCTTTTATACATTTCAGATTTTATCATATACAATTGATGTATATAAAGGAAAAGCTAATGTCCAAAGAAACTTTTTGAATTTTGCAACATATGTTTCGCTTTTTCCTCAACTTATAGCAGGGCCAATAGTACGTTATACTACTATTGAAGCTGAAATAGCAAGTCGTAAACATTCTGTAGCAAACATTGCCTATGGAATTAACCGTTTTATTTTGGGGTTATCAAAAAAGGTTATTTTAGCAAATACACTAGGTGAATTGGTAAACATTTTTACTAATATAGGAGAAAGGACAGTTTTATTTTATTGGATTTCTGCCATAGCATTTATGTTACAGATATACTTTGATTTTTCTGGTTATAGTGACATGGCAATTGGTTTAGGTAGAATATTTGGATTTCATTTTCTTGAGAATTTTGATTACCCATACATTTCGAAAAGTATATCAGAGTTTTGGAGAAGATGGCATATATCCCTTGGTACATGGTTTAGAGACTATGTTTATATTCCAATGGGAGGTAATCGTGTAAGTAAATTGAAATGGATTCGTAATATTATCGTTGTATGGTTTTTGACAGGCTTTTGGCATGGAGCTCAATGGAATTTTATTATCTGGGGATTATACTTTGCAATACTATTAGTTCTAGAAAAATATTTTATAATAAATCTTTTGAATAGATTACCGTCCATTGTTGGTCACATTTATTTATTGTTTTTTATAACTATTAGTTTCGTAATATTTAATGCTAATGGTATGCTAGAAGGAATAGAAAGCATTAAAGGAATGTTTGGTTTACTCAATATACCATTATCTAGTGCGGAGACCATTTATTATTTGAAAAGTTATGGATTTATTTTAATTATTGCAGCATTTGGATCTGTACCTCTGATGAAAAAAATTATTAAAAAGATAAAAAGCTATAGTTATGGAAACCTAACCTTAAATGTTATTGAGCCGATAGTTCAGATATTATTACTTTTACTTGTTACAGGGTATTTAGTTGATGGTTCTTTCAATCCATTTTTATATTTTCGTTTTTAG
- the hydG gene encoding [FeFe] hydrogenase H-cluster radical SAM maturase HydG has translation MYNPKSLKAEEFINHEEVQESLAYAEKNKNNIKLIDEIIEKAKLHKGLTHREASVLLACQIPEKINEVYNLAEQIKKDFYGNRIVMFAPLYLSNYCINGCVYCPYHLKNKHIVRKKLTQEEIVREVTALQDMGHKRLAIESGEDPIMNPMEYILECINTIYSIKHKNGAIRRVNVNIAATTVENYKKLKNAGIGTYILFQETYHKKSYETLHPTGPKHDYAYHTEAMDRAMEGGIDDVGLGVLFGLELYKYEFAALLMHAEHLEAVHGVGPHTISVPRIKHADDIDPDVFDNGISDDIFAKLCACIRVSVPYTGMIISTRESEEVRRKVIRLGISQISGASKTSVGGYSEPEPDDKKSEQFDVSDQRTLDEVVNWLMKIGYIPSFCTACYREGRTGDRFMSLCKSGQIHNCCHPNALMTLKEYLEDYASPNTKEIGEIIIQNEIKNIPNNKVKKIVQENLINIKNGKRDFRF, from the coding sequence ATGTATAATCCAAAGTCATTAAAAGCAGAAGAGTTTATTAACCATGAAGAAGTGCAAGAATCACTAGCTTATGCAGAAAAAAATAAAAACAACATTAAGCTTATTGATGAAATCATCGAAAAAGCCAAACTTCATAAAGGACTTACTCATAGAGAGGCTTCAGTTTTACTTGCATGTCAAATACCCGAAAAAATCAATGAAGTATACAATCTTGCAGAACAAATTAAAAAGGATTTTTATGGAAATCGTATTGTAATGTTTGCTCCTTTATATCTTTCTAATTATTGCATTAACGGGTGTGTTTATTGTCCATATCATTTGAAAAATAAACATATAGTCAGAAAAAAACTTACTCAAGAAGAAATCGTTAGAGAAGTAACTGCCCTTCAAGATATGGGACATAAACGCCTTGCAATTGAATCAGGTGAGGATCCCATTATGAACCCTATGGAATATATTCTAGAATGTATTAATACAATTTACAGTATCAAACATAAAAACGGGGCGATACGCCGTGTAAATGTGAATATTGCAGCAACAACAGTAGAAAATTACAAAAAATTAAAAAATGCAGGTATAGGTACTTATATATTATTTCAAGAAACATACCATAAAAAAAGTTATGAAACACTTCACCCTACAGGTCCTAAACATGATTATGCTTATCATACTGAAGCTATGGATAGAGCAATGGAAGGCGGAATCGATGATGTAGGTCTAGGAGTATTATTTGGACTTGAACTATATAAATATGAATTCGCTGCTCTTCTCATGCATGCAGAACATCTTGAAGCCGTACATGGAGTTGGTCCCCATACAATAAGCGTTCCCCGTATTAAACATGCAGATGATATTGACCCAGATGTATTTGATAATGGCATCAGTGATGACATTTTTGCAAAATTATGTGCATGCATCCGCGTATCAGTACCTTATACTGGAATGATTATTTCTACTAGAGAAAGCGAGGAAGTTAGAAGGAAGGTTATCAGACTTGGTATTTCTCAAATAAGCGGAGCTTCCAAAACAAGTGTAGGAGGTTATTCTGAACCCGAGCCAGATGACAAAAAATCAGAGCAATTTGATGTTAGTGACCAAAGAACACTTGATGAAGTTGTAAATTGGCTTATGAAAATTGGATATATTCCTAGCTTTTGCACTGCATGCTATCGTGAAGGCAGGACAGGAGATAGATTTATGAGCCTTTGTAAGAGTGGACAAATTCATAATTGTTGTCATCCCAATGCACTTATGACATTAAAGGAATATTTAGAAGATTATGCTTCTCCAAACACAAAGGAAATTGGAGAAATTATAATACAAAACGAAATAAAAAATATTCCTAATAATAAAGTAAAAAAAATTGTTCAGGAAAATCTTATTAATATTAAAAATGGTAAAAGGGACTTTAGATTTTAG
- the hydE gene encoding [FeFe] hydrogenase H-cluster radical SAM maturase HydE has protein sequence MNNLIDKLSRKHNLSYDELYFLVKNSTKESSNYLFEKARLISNQSYGYDIYMRGLIELTNHCKNDCYYCGIRKSNRNAERYRLTKEQILECCNAGYKLGFRTFVLQGGEDFYYNDDIMADIVSTIRTTYPDCAITLSLGEKNYNSYKMLHNAGADRYLLRHETANNDHYSKLHPSTLSLRNRKKCLYNLKEIGYQVGCGFMVGSPFQTIECIVEDLIFIKKLKPHMVGIGPFIPSKDTPFADKKAGTLQMTLIVLSIIRLMLPEVLLPATTALGTIHPKGRELGILAGANVVMPNLSPKDVRKKYMLYDNKICTKDEAAECRTCLQKRIENIGYKLVVSRGDCKYI, from the coding sequence ATGAATAATTTAATTGACAAACTATCAAGAAAACATAATCTATCATATGATGAATTATATTTTCTAGTAAAAAATAGTACTAAAGAATCATCAAATTATCTGTTTGAAAAAGCAAGATTAATTAGTAATCAAAGTTATGGATATGATATTTATATGCGAGGTCTTATAGAATTAACAAATCACTGCAAAAACGACTGTTATTACTGTGGAATAAGAAAAAGCAACAGAAATGCAGAAAGATACCGTCTTACAAAAGAACAAATACTTGAATGTTGCAATGCAGGATATAAACTTGGATTTCGTACTTTCGTTCTACAAGGTGGAGAAGACTTTTATTATAACGATGATATTATGGCAGATATAGTTAGTACTATTAGGACAACTTATCCAGATTGTGCAATTACTCTATCTTTAGGAGAAAAAAATTATAATAGTTACAAAATGTTACATAATGCAGGTGCTGACAGGTATCTTCTCCGCCATGAAACTGCTAATAATGATCATTATTCAAAGCTTCACCCTTCAACTCTTTCACTAAGAAACAGAAAGAAATGCCTTTATAACCTTAAAGAAATAGGTTATCAGGTAGGATGTGGCTTTATGGTAGGATCACCATTTCAAACTATAGAATGTATTGTAGAAGACTTAATCTTTATAAAAAAATTAAAGCCACACATGGTAGGCATTGGGCCTTTTATACCTAGTAAAGATACACCTTTTGCAGACAAAAAAGCCGGTACACTTCAAATGACACTAATTGTCCTGAGTATCATAAGACTTATGTTACCAGAAGTTTTACTTCCTGCCACAACTGCTCTAGGTACAATACATCCTAAAGGTAGAGAACTTGGTATTCTTGCTGGCGCTAATGTAGTAATGCCAAATCTTTCACCTAAAGATGTTAGAAAAAAGTATATGCTTTATGATAATAAAATCTGTACTAAAGATGAAGCCGCAGAATGTAGAACATGCTTGCAAAAAAGAATAGAAAATATCGGATACAAATTAGTTGTCTCAAGAGGCGACTGTAAATATATATAA
- a CDS encoding YfcC family protein, which yields MNSQKKKFQFPSAFTVLFIILILAGVLTYIVPAGLYSRLSYDTDENIFIVENQNGENDTLPATQETLDSLNIRMNVSKFLDGSIKKPIAIPDTYQKIEQSPQGLLSLIISPVEGVMDTVDIMVFVLILGGIIGLINKTGTFDAGIAALSKKTKGKEFLLVVFVSLIIALGGTTFGLAEETIALYPILMPIFLASGYDAIVCIAAIYMGSSVGTMFSTVNPFSVVIASDAAGISFSEGLTFRGISLVLAMFITLIYIYRYAKKIKSNPKNSLIYEDKEKIEERFLKNYDPNNVIEFNWRRILILVVFLAAFPIMIWGVSSGVWWFSEMSALFLAVAFIIAFLTGFSEREAVNTFLEGAADLVGVVLIIGVARAINIVMDNGMISDTLLNYTSSIIENMNRGVFAAVQMILFSFLGFFIPSSSGLATLSMPIMAPLADTVEVSRAVVVTAYNWGQGWMSFITPTGLILATLEMVDVTYNKWLKFILPLMGIIGIFAILMLALQTIL from the coding sequence ATGAATAGTCAAAAGAAAAAATTTCAATTTCCATCTGCATTTACGGTTTTGTTTATCATATTGATATTGGCTGGGGTATTAACTTATATAGTTCCAGCAGGTCTTTATTCAAGACTATCATATGATACAGATGAGAATATTTTCATAGTCGAAAATCAAAATGGGGAAAATGATACGCTTCCAGCTACTCAAGAAACACTGGATAGTTTAAATATAAGGATGAATGTTAGTAAGTTTTTGGATGGTAGCATAAAAAAACCTATCGCAATACCAGATACTTATCAAAAAATCGAGCAATCACCTCAAGGGCTATTATCCCTTATTATTTCGCCAGTTGAAGGAGTAATGGATACTGTAGACATAATGGTATTTGTATTGATTTTAGGAGGCATTATTGGATTAATTAATAAAACTGGTACCTTTGATGCAGGTATAGCAGCATTATCTAAGAAAACTAAAGGAAAAGAATTTTTGTTAGTAGTATTTGTTTCTTTGATAATAGCTTTAGGAGGTACAACTTTTGGATTAGCTGAAGAAACCATTGCATTATATCCCATACTTATGCCGATATTTTTAGCAAGTGGCTATGATGCAATAGTATGTATTGCAGCTATATATATGGGATCTTCGGTTGGAACAATGTTTTCTACTGTAAATCCTTTCTCCGTAGTTATTGCATCTGATGCTGCTGGAATTTCTTTTAGTGAGGGACTTACATTTAGAGGAATAAGTTTAGTGCTAGCTATGTTTATAACTCTTATATATATTTATCGCTATGCTAAGAAAATAAAAAGCAATCCAAAAAATTCACTGATTTATGAAGATAAAGAAAAGATAGAAGAGAGATTTTTGAAAAATTATGATCCAAATAACGTCATAGAATTTAACTGGAGAAGGATTTTAATATTAGTTGTATTTTTGGCTGCTTTTCCAATTATGATTTGGGGTGTATCTAGTGGTGTTTGGTGGTTTTCAGAAATGTCAGCTTTATTTTTAGCAGTAGCTTTTATAATTGCATTCTTAACAGGATTTTCTGAAAGAGAAGCAGTAAATACATTTTTAGAAGGTGCTGCAGATTTAGTTGGTGTCGTTTTAATAATTGGTGTTGCAAGAGCAATTAACATTGTAATGGATAATGGAATGATTTCTGATACTTTATTAAATTATACATCGTCAATCATCGAAAACATGAATAGAGGTGTTTTTGCGGCGGTTCAAATGATTCTATTTAGCTTTTTAGGATTCTTTATACCATCTTCATCAGGTTTGGCTACATTATCAATGCCAATAATGGCTCCATTAGCAGATACTGTAGAAGTTTCAAGAGCTGTTGTTGTAACAGCATATAACTGGGGTCAAGGTTGGATGTCGTTTATAACTCCTACAGGATTAATCCTAGCAACTCTAGAAATGGTTGATGTAACATATAATAAGTGGCTAAAGTTTATATTACCGCTGATGGGTATAATAGGTATTTTTGCTATATTAATGTTAGCGCTGCAAACAATACTATAA
- a CDS encoding methyl-accepting chemotaxis protein translates to MKIRRKGKEATKIKGKKVTTIRGKLVRVIFIACLVLLTGAGILITNNVRKEYDNTKKELLLEKAMRVSGEADAYLKRYTTVAEVVASNATIKDYLVTTQNGTSVKTNKNFDAVLKILRDTQKEFGDVISSVYVVEDNPSSYITSSHTVVNEDVDVTQKVYYKTIIDGLIHISEPYVAANTGNMTVAISVPVIVNNQVVGEVCADIEIVDLEKITGDNKFGDSGYFTLLTSDNNIAYSKNEDIILKNITEADLDDKLINAINESYTEIIEYEDNGIESVGIINNIGDTGWKLVASMSSDEFSEATVKLSNTIVGEFIIVGLILLILIFVMITKMTRPIKEVQIVADKLANGDLDVDINVSSNDEVGKLADSISSLTDRLKKYIDYIDESSQVLNQFAAGDLRLNLKYDYTGEFEKLKKALVNVSEMQKQVISEIKESSDSINSSAGQIASGSTVTSQGATEQASAIEELSAEINEMFTAVNNTAGKAMQAGDKSERASNEVSNGNDKMKELLTAMNEISNSSSEIGKIIKVIDDIAFQTNILALNAAVEAARAGSAGKGFAVVADEVRNLAGKSAEAAKQTTDLIENSITAINKGTILADETGNSLMEIVSSTNDASRLISEIAQMSEEQTVAINQIKTGVEQVSSVVQENAASAEASAANSEELAAQVERLNEMISKFKLN, encoded by the coding sequence GTGAAAATTAGAAGAAAAGGTAAAGAAGCTACAAAGATTAAGGGAAAAAAAGTTACGACAATAAGAGGCAAACTAGTAAGGGTTATATTTATAGCTTGTTTAGTGCTGTTGACTGGAGCAGGTATTTTAATAACAAATAATGTTCGTAAAGAATATGATAACACTAAAAAAGAGTTATTACTAGAGAAAGCAATGAGAGTGAGTGGTGAAGCAGATGCATATCTTAAACGGTACACAACAGTTGCGGAAGTAGTAGCATCTAATGCAACAATTAAAGATTATTTGGTTACTACTCAAAATGGTACAAGTGTTAAAACCAATAAAAACTTTGATGCAGTCCTTAAAATATTAAGAGACACTCAAAAAGAATTTGGTGATGTTATTAGTTCTGTTTATGTTGTAGAGGATAATCCTTCAAGTTATATAACATCATCTCACACAGTCGTAAATGAGGATGTAGATGTAACTCAAAAAGTATATTATAAAACAATAATAGATGGATTAATACATATATCTGAGCCTTATGTTGCTGCTAACACTGGCAATATGACAGTTGCAATATCAGTTCCTGTAATTGTAAACAATCAAGTGGTTGGTGAAGTATGTGCTGATATTGAAATAGTAGACCTTGAGAAAATAACTGGTGACAATAAATTTGGTGATAGTGGTTATTTCACACTTTTGACAAGTGATAACAATATTGCATATAGTAAAAATGAAGATATAATTCTAAAGAATATTACTGAAGCTGATTTAGATGATAAATTGATAAATGCTATTAATGAAAGTTATACTGAAATAATTGAATATGAGGATAATGGCATAGAAAGTGTAGGTATAATAAATAATATAGGGGATACAGGTTGGAAACTAGTAGCATCAATGAGCAGTGATGAATTTTCAGAAGCCACAGTAAAATTATCAAATACTATAGTTGGTGAATTTATAATTGTAGGACTAATACTGCTAATACTAATCTTTGTTATGATAACTAAGATGACAAGACCAATTAAAGAGGTTCAAATTGTTGCTGATAAGCTGGCTAATGGAGATCTTGATGTTGATATAAATGTATCATCAAATGATGAAGTAGGAAAGTTAGCAGATTCAATAAGTAGTTTAACAGATAGATTGAAGAAATATATTGATTATATTGATGAAAGTTCACAAGTGTTGAATCAATTTGCAGCTGGAGATTTAAGATTAAATTTAAAATATGATTATACAGGTGAATTTGAAAAACTCAAAAAAGCATTAGTAAATGTTAGTGAGATGCAAAAGCAAGTAATAAGTGAAATAAAAGAATCTTCTGATTCTATTAATAGTAGTGCTGGACAAATAGCATCAGGGTCAACAGTAACTTCACAAGGAGCAACAGAACAAGCAAGTGCTATCGAAGAGTTATCAGCAGAAATAAATGAAATGTTTACTGCAGTTAATAATACTGCTGGCAAAGCAATGCAAGCGGGAGATAAATCAGAAAGAGCATCAAATGAAGTAAGCAATGGAAATGATAAAATGAAAGAACTATTAACCGCTATGAATGAAATAAGCAATTCATCAAGTGAAATAGGAAAGATAATTAAAGTTATTGATGATATAGCTTTTCAAACAAATATATTAGCACTTAACGCTGCAGTAGAAGCAGCACGTGCTGGTTCAGCAGGAAAGGGATTTGCTGTAGTGGCAGATGAAGTTAGGAATTTGGCTGGAAAATCTGCAGAGGCTGCTAAGCAAACTACAGATTTAATTGAGAATTCAATAACTGCTATTAATAAAGGAACAATTTTAGCAGATGAAACAGGAAATTCTTTAATGGAAATAGTAAGTTCAACAAATGATGCAAGCCGATTAATATCTGAAATAGCACAAATGTCAGAGGAACAAACAGTAGCAATTAATCAAATAAAGACAGGTGTGGAACAAGTGTCTTCTGTTGTTCAAGAAAACGCAGCTTCTGCAGAAGCCTCAGCAGCTAATAGTGAGGAATTAGCAGCTCAAGTTGAAAGATTAAATGAGATGATAAGTAAATTTAAATTGAATTAA